A window of Apium graveolens cultivar Ventura chromosome 8, ASM990537v1, whole genome shotgun sequence contains these coding sequences:
- the LOC141679483 gene encoding uncharacterized protein LOC141679483: MNFATWNVRGINKAPHQKELQNFIFVNKIDFMGVLETKVKVTNALGISKKINKNWRWLFNYDYHYNGRIWVGWNPNVWEISLYSQSSQFITCNARLIEKNLNIIVTFVYAFNDAIDRVPLWDYILSTSNSPTPWAFLGDFNCITSLNEVLGGREHWTPAMQSFKDCLFNSGLEPMRTIGDIFTWFNKRSHDPVYKRLDRMVVNSAWFNIYTEGNVFVKHRGIMDHNPLLFEEPIQLQNFVQDSSTLSYCFVNLIRIHSNVQTARVNLEHLQASLSSSVDSDKFNEEKNLISNLNLALAQEESLLKQKARVKWLQLGDNNNSFFHQKFKVNWNQGKILSLQNTDGNLVYGQEPCASVAVQYFTQLLGAPANSDSIDLSSVNCKEISDAQSRLLVASVTDTIIFDTIKSMKKNKAPGSDGVNAEFFLATWHITGTSFCAAVRYFFDHGSMPSGVNSTFITLIPKVVAPTRMQDFRPISLCSVLYKCISKILSSRLKKIMPALVDISQSAFIPGRSISDNILLSRELFRGYERETGVPKCALKIDLYKAFDSIHWNFIIAVLERMRFPGVMIGWIKACICSTRFSIKLNGIVHGYFKGTTGLRQGDPMSPYIFALCMNILSCILNNTPANFKYHWRCKELKIDHLFFADDVLCFSHGSKQSVQHILNSINSFSGWSGLAPSISKSTGFLCNCDDGFSTWFNILSIPRGTFPVRFFGVPLISSQLCVNDWMPIIDRITSRLHSWATLLLSLAGRVMLIRSVVHAIEAFWGNHFLLPASIHHTIQSMLTRFLWKGNINHKGGAKIAWTSICLPREEGGLDLKNMIDWNHAQVIHHLIKVVTKSCSLWARWVNATVLNNKSFWTLKIPTDCSWIWRKVLKLRRVALQFITYSIGSRNDISLWFDPWWGGVCLADSYTSTIISQCGLHHSAMLSSVIHLGAWRLPRPNSRHHHLDPLLFHWLEISITHPLLLMGQILCFGMASMQSRLRLGILGILSETWVSLCCGLVWHRLRVARYAHHQWLICHGRLNTLSRLHRFGIVDSQQCFLCIGGRETISHLFVHCTYSKWILSRILAMLGLSIAGDTWLSLLNSLIDLQDSSRSVLALCMVQIFFYHIWRERNTRAHNKGVFGPAKLLHGILVDLVARLQSSVWFNNLACNRPDLHSCISCIAL, translated from the exons ATGAATTTTGCAACTTGGAATGTAAGGGGCATCAATAAAGCCCCTCATCAAAAAGAGTTACAAAATTTcatttttgttaataaaattgATTTTATGGGAGTTCTAGAAACAAAAGTTAAAGTTACTAATGCTTTGGGTATTTCGAAGAAAATTAACAAGAATTGGCGATGGCTGTTCAACTACGACTACCACTATAATGGCAGAATTTGGGTGGGGTGGAACCCTAATGTTTGGGagatttctctgtattctcaatCTTCTCAGTTTATTACTTGTAATGCTAGGCTGATTGAAAAAAACTTGAATATCATTGTTACTTTTGTTTATGCCTTTAATGATGCAATTGATCGGGTGCCTCTTTGGGATTACATTCTGTCTACTTCTAATAGTCCCACTCCTTGGGCTTTTCTTGGTGATTTTAATTGCATTACTAGTCTGAATGAAGTGCTTGGAGGCAGGGAGCATTGGACTCCTGCAATGCAGAGTTTTAAGGACTGCCTGTTTAATAGTGGCTTGGAGCCTATGCGCACGATTGGTGACATTTTCACTTGGTTTAACAAAAGATCTCATGATCCGGTTTATAAACGGCTTGATCGAATGGTTGTTAATTCAGCTTGGTTTAATATCTACACTGAGGGTAATGTCTTTGTCAAACATCGTGGCATCATGGATCATAACCCTTTACTCTTCGAGGAACCAATACAGCTTCAAAATTTTG TGCAAGACTCAAGCACACTAAGTTATTGCTTCGTAAATTTAATAAGGATCCATAGCAATGTGCAAACTGCTCGTGTAAATCTGGAACACTTGCAAGCTTCCTTGAGCTCCTCTGTTGATAGTGATAAATTTAATGAAGAAAAGAATCTAATTTCCAATCTTAATTTGGCCCTTGCTCAAGAGGAATCTCTCTTGAAGCAAAAGGCTAGGGTCAAGTGGTTACAACTTGGTGATAACAACAACTCTTTCTTCCATCAGAAATTTAAGGTTAACTGGAATCAAGGTAAAATTTTATCTCTTCAAAATACTGATGGCAACTTGGTCTATGGCCAAGAACCCTGTGCTTCTGTGGCAGTGCAATACTTCACTCAACTTTTGGGAGCTCCGGCTAATTCTGATAGTATTGATCTCTCTTCAGTTAACTGCAAAGAAATTAGCGATGCTCAATCCCGGCTCCTGGTGGCTTCAGTGACTGATACCATCATCTTTGACACTATTAAGAGTATGAAGAAGAACAAGGCCCCTGGTTCTGATGGGGTTAATGCAGAGTTCTTCCTTGCAACTTGGCACATCACTGGTACGAGTTTTTGTGCTGCAGTTCGATATTTCTTTGACCATGGTTCGATGCCCTCGGGGGTAAATTCAACCTTTATTACTCTAATTCCTAAAGTGGTGGCTCCAACTAGAATGCAAGACTTCAGGCCTATATCTTTATGTTCAGTTCTTTACAAATGTATTTCAAAGATTTTGTCCTCAAGGCTCAAGAAAATCATGCCTGCCTTAGTGGATATTTCTCAATCCGCCTTCATTCCGGGTCGATCTATATCTGATAATATTCTTCTTTCCCGGGAGCTGTTTAGGGGGTACGAGAGAGAAACTGGAGTGCCTAAGTGTGCTCTAAAGATTGACTTGTATAAGGCGTTCGATTCCATCCATTGGAACTTTATCATAGCTGTTTTGGAAAGAATGAGGTTTCCTGGGGTTATGATTGGTTGGATAAAGGCTTGCATTTGTTCTACAAGGTTCTCCATTAAGCTAAATGGGATTGTTCATGGTTACTTTAAGGGTACCACGGGCCTTCGCCAGGGAGACCCTATGTCTCCTTATATCTTCGCATTGTGCATGAACATTTTATCTTGCATTCTCAACAATACTCCTGCGAACTTCAAATATCACTGGCGTTGCAAGGAGCTCAAAATCGACCATCTCTTCTTTGCTGATGACGTTCTATGTTTCTCCCATGGTTCGAAGCAATCTGTTCAGCACATTTTGAATTCGATTAATTCTTTCTCAGGTTGGAGTGGGTTGGCTCCAAGTATTTCAAAAAGTACCGGGTTCTTGTGTAACTGTGATGATGGTTTCTCTACCTGGTTTAACATATTATCTATCCCTAGAGGTACTTTTCCTGTTAGATTTTTTGGGGTGCCTCTAATTTCCTCCCAGCTTTGTGTTAATGATTGGATGCCTATCATTGATCGAATTACTTCTAGATTGCACTCTTGGGCCACTCTTTTGCTATCACTTGCAGGTAGAGTAATGCTTATCAGGTCGGTTGTGCATGCCATTGAAGCCTTCTGGGGTAATCATTTCCTCTTGCCTGCCTCCATCCATCATACCATCCAATCTATGCTTACCAGATTCTTATGGAAAGGTAACATTAACCATAAAGGTGGTGCAAAGATTGCTTGGACTTCTATTTGTCTCCCTAGGGAAGAAGGGGGCTTGGACCTTAAAAACATGATTGATTGGAACCATGCTCAAGTCATCCACCACCTTATCAAAGTGGTAACTAAATCCTGCTCTCTTTGGGCTAGGTGGGTGAATGCGACAGTGTTGAACAACAAATCCTTTTGGACCTTGAAAATCCCAACAGATTGCTCCTGGATTTGGAGGAAAGTTTTGAAATTACGAAGGGTTGCTCTCCAGTTTATCACCTATTCTATTGGCTCGAGAAATGATATTTCTTTATGGTTTGATCCCTGGTGGGGGGGCGTTTGCCTAGCAGACTCTTATACCTCTACTATCATCTCTCAGTGTGGTTTACATCATAGTGCTATGCTGAGTAGTGTTATTCACTTGGGTGCTTGGAGGCTCCCGAGGCCAAATTCCAGGCATCACCACTTGGATCCTTTGCTTTTTCATTGGCTCGAGATTTCGATTACCCATCCATTGCTCCTAATGGGACAGATTCTATGCTTTGGGATGGCTTCGATGCAATCAAGATTAAGACTTGGCATATTAGGAATTCTATCAGAAACATGGGTGAGCTTGTGCTGTGGTCTAGTATGGCATCGCCTTCGTGTTGCTCGATATGCCCACCACCAATGGCTCATATGTCATGGAAGACTCAACACTTTATCTAGATTACACAGGTTTGGCATTGTTGACTCTCAGCAGTGCTTTCTCTGTATTGGTGGTAGGGAGACAATCTCGCACCTTTTTGTTCATTGCACTTATAGTAAATGGATTTTGTCTCGGATTCTTGCTATGCTAGGCCTCTCGATTGCTGGAGACACTTGGCTATCTCTGCTTAACTCTTTGATTGATCTCCAGGACTCTTCCAGGAGCGTCCTTGCCTTGTGCATGGTTCAAATATTCTTCTATCATATTTGGAGGGAGCGTAATACGCGCGCACACAACAAGGGAGTCTTTGGTCCAGCTAAGCTCTTGCATGGGATTCTAGTTGACTTGGTGGCTAGGCTGCAAAGTTCAGTTTGGTTTAACAACCTAGCTTGTAATAGGCCTGATTTACATTCCTGTATATCTTGTATTGCTCTGTAG
- the LOC141679484 gene encoding uncharacterized protein LOC141679484, with product MEFLSETVVESSDHTEFIPTVDVNTQKQNTWSSIVTKNIPSKEPASSETAKVTFNEDGSATIQPPKNFLASVRKNWSTSIIGHFIGGSFEFRFVREQAFKLWKNHGLSRVFYSSKGNFTFKLNSEIEKQKILGLNSVVMGGRTLYLMPWMEANKFKKNVIETVPCWIKLKDVPHSYWSREGLTHIAKAIGSPLKFDEITARFEPTKYASVQVPVQDEHGTEELVKVSIIYPQLPYSYTHCKAFGHSFARCAYNPNVVKPNPHQRPGGAAQGASKVARKNQPPHNTDSIHSNVLVQAQQDGLNNATAADKANEDVNPVVLGEFLGCDVVLDADQTLEDVQ from the exons ATGGAATTTTTGTCt gAGACTGTGGTTGAGTCTAGTGATCACACAGAATTTATACCAACTGTTGATGTTAACACTCAAAAGCAAAACACTTGGAGCTCCATTGTAACTAAGAATATACCCTCTAAGGAACCTGCTTCTAGTGAGACTGCAAAAGTTACGTTTAATGAAGATGGTTCGGCAACAATTCAACCTCCAAAGAACTTTCTTGCCAGTGTTCGTAAAAACTGGAGTACTAGCATTATAGGTCATTTTATTGGTGGAAGTTTTGAGTTTCGTTTTGTCCGTGAGCAAGCTTTTAAACTCTGGAAAAATCATGGTTTAAGCAGGGTCTTCTACAGCTCGAAGGGCAATTTTACCTTCAAATTAAATTCGGAAATCGAGAAGCAGAAAATTCTTGGGCTTAACTCGGTTGTTATGGGAGGTAGGACACTTTATTTGATGCCTTGGATGGAAGCAAACAAGTTCAAGAAAAATGTTATCGAAACTGTTCCATGTTGGATTAAGCTAAAGGATGTTCCACATTCTTATTGGTCTCGGGAAGGTCTTACTCACATTGCCAAGGCAATAGGTTCACCTTTGAAATTTGATGAGATAACTGCTAGATTTGAACCTACTAAGTATGCTTCCGTGCAG GTACCAGTTCAAGACGAACATGGTACTGAGGAGCTTGTTAAAGTTAGCATTATTTATCCGCAACTACCTTATTCCTATACCCACTGTAAAGCTTTTGGGCATTCCTTTGCGAGGTGTGCTTATAATCCCAATGTTGTCAAACCAAACCCTCATCAAAGGCCTGGGGGAGCTGCCCAAGGTGCATCCAAAGTGGCTAGAAAAAATCAACCTCCTCATAACACAGACTCTATTCATTCTAATGTTTTGGTTCAAGCACAACAGGATGGCCTCAACAACGCAACAGCTGCTGATAAAGCCAATGAGGATGTTAACCCTGTGGTTTTGGGTGAATTTTTGGGTTGTGATGTGGTTTTGGATGCGGATCAGACTCTGGAAGATGTTCAATAA